TTGCCCTGGTTCACCAAGGCATTGAACGTGTGGAAGAACTCTTCCTGGGTGCTGTCCTTGCCGGCGATGAACTGCACGTCGTCGACCAGCAGCACGTCGACGCTGCGGAAGAGGTGCTTGAAATCCATGGTGTTCTTTTCGCGCAGGGCCTGCACGAAGCGATACATGAACTGCTCGGCCGAGAGGTAGAGCACGCGGCACTCGGGGTCGCGTTCCTGGATCTGCCAGGCGATCGCCTGCATCAGGTGCGTCTTCCCGAGGCCGACGCGACCATGCAGGAACAGGGGATTGAAGCTGACGGCGGCGCCAGAAGCGACGCGGCGCGCGGCGGCATGGGCCATCTCGTTGGACTTGCCGACGACGAAGCGGTCGAAGGTGAAGCGCTTGTCCAGCTCGCTTTCGCTGCGGGACCGGGTGCGGGGCGCGACCTCGTCGGGGGTGTTGGAAACGGGGCGATCGGAGTCGGCGGCGCAGACGAGGCGGGTGACGTCGGCACCACCTTCGGTCATCCGGCGGAGGATCACGTCCTGATAGTTCTGGCCGACCCATTTCCCGATGAAATCCGTCGGGGCCGTCAGGTGCAGGACGCGGCCTTCGACCGACGCGAATTCCAGCGGCGCGATCCACGCCTTGAAGTTATGCGCTCCCACGTCCTTCGCGATCACGCCTTTGGCGTGTTGCCACGTCCCGTCCGTCATGTCTGCTCTCCGGCCCTGTCCCGCTTCAATCGTTCCATTCAGGACTGACGCCATGCCAATCCTCGGGCCTTCCATCCATTGAGGCCCCCCCGTCGTCCCAACGGATCCAGATCGCCTTCGAACCCCTCGGCCACGTTGATGCATGTCACGGCGCCTCCCTCGTCACCAAGGGCGTCCGCCACGGCCTGGGCCGCCTGCATCGACCGAGCGCCCGAGCGGCAAATGAAGAGAAGGTGGGATGGCAGTCCCGTGAGCCCTTCCTTCAATGCCGCGACGAACGCGGGGTTGTGGTCCATGTCGGGCCAGGACTTCCATTCGATGCGAGCGACGTCCTTGTTCAGATCCGACAGGTCGGCCCCTCCCACGAAATCCCACTCGGGTCGGGTCCGAACATCCACAAGTGTCGCGGCGGTCTCTTTCGATAAGATGTCCCACGCCTCCCGAGGCCCCACCTCGAGGATTTGCGGACCCGCTGCGGTGCCCATGCGATGTTCCCACTAGAGCGATCTGACTCGCTGTATGGAGGGAATATCGTTCGCGCCCGATCCGCTTCAATCGAACGTTGGTCTTGACTCGCCGCTGGGCGGAAAAGAATCTCGATCGTGCAGCGCATGTCCATGTCTTTCAAAGAAAAAGGGCCCGCCGATCCGGCGCGCCCTTAAATTTCTTGACTGTGTCTCCGGGCATCGCCCGGCAGACGGAATCAGTTGGCCAGGGCCTTCACGCGGGCCGACAGGCGGGACACCTTACGGGCGGCCGTGTTCTTGTGGAACACACCCTTGGTGACGCCGCGCATCAGCTCGGGCTGGGCGGCCTTCAGGGCCTCGGCGGCGGCGGCCTGGTCGCCGGAGGCGATGGCCTCCTCGACGCGGCGGAGATAGGTGCGGATGCGCGAGCGACGCGCCTTGTTGACGGCGAATCGCGCCTCGTTCTGACGAGCGCGCTTCTTGGCCTGGGGCGAATTTGCCATGATGATCGGTCCTTCGGATCGGGTTCGTGTTCAGTCGCGCGAAGGCCCGATCCGGTCGGGGGACGGCGGGCGCCCCCATGGATCTCGATCCGGCCAAAGCGGGCCTCACACGCATATGAGACGCGCTCTAGAGCGCCGGAACGGGGACGTCAACAGTACGTCAGTCGTCCGCTGCCGTCCTCGACGCGGCGACGGCGACCGCTTGGCCCGACCGGACCCGAGGGCTCCCGGTCAGCGGTCGCGGAACTGCGGCTCGCGCTTTTCGACGAAGGCGGTCATGCCTTCGGTCTGGTCCTCTGTCGCAAAGAGCGCGTGGAAGAGCCGCTTCTCGAACAACAGCCCCTCGGCCAGCCCGACCTCCTGGCTGCGGTTCACCGCCTCCTTGATGGCGGTGACGGTGATCATGGACTTCTCGGCGATCTTGCCCGCCGCCGCGAGCGCTTCGTCCAAAAGCTTCTTGGCGGGCACGACCCGGCTGACAAGGCCCGATTTCTCGGCCTCGGCGGCATCCATGAAGCGGCCGGTCAGATGCATGTCCATGGACTTGGCCTTTCCCACCGCCCGCGTCAGGCGCTGGGTGCCGCCGATGCCCGCGACCACGCCGAGATTGACCTCGGGCTGGCCGAACTTCGCGGTGTCGGCGGCGATGATGAAGTCGCACATCATCGCCAGCTCGCAGCCGCCGCCGAGCGCATAACCCGACACCGCGGCGATGATCGGCTTGCGGACTCGCAGGAACTGCTCGACCTCGGGCCCGAAGAGATCGCCCATGAAGACGTCGGTGAAGGATTTCTCGGACATCTCGCGGATGTCGGCGCCGGCGGCGAAGGCCTTCTCGGAGCCGGTCAGCACGATGCAGCGCACCTGCTTGTCGTCCTGCGCCGATTTCAACGCGCGGGACAGCTCGCCCAGCAGCTTCGAGTTCAGCGCATTCAGCGCGTCGGGCCGGTCGAGCCGGATCAGGGCGACGTGATTGCTCACATCCACGTTCAACGTCTCGTAACCCATTTTCGCCGCTCCGCATGGTGCTTGGGATGTCAGGCCTGCCCGATGGCCCGACGCGGTTCAAGTCATCTCTGGCAACGCGGGCAGTGGAACGTCGAGCGTCCGGCCTGAACGATCCGCCGAATTGTCCCATCGCAGCCGGGCGTCGGGCAAGGCGCGCCTTCGCGGTCATAGACCCGGAACCCGTGCTGGAAATAGCCCAGCGTGCCGTCCGCCTGCCGGTGGTCGCGCAGGCTCGACCCGCCCGCCGCGATCGCTTCGGCCAGCACGTCGCGGATGATCGGGACCAGCCGCGCGACGCGCGGGGCGGCGATGCGTCGCGCCTTGCGGGTCGGCGCGATGCCGGCCCGGTGCAGCGCCTCGCAGACATAGATATTGCCCAGGCCCGCGACGACGCGCTGGTCGAGCAGCGCGGATTTGATCGGTGTGTTCTTCGCAGCCAGTGCGTCGATCAGATGCGCCTCGTGGAACCCGTTTCCCATCGGTTCGGGCCCCATCCGCGCGAAATGGGCATGGGTCTCGAGCGCATCCGTCGCCGCGAGATCCATGAAGCCGAAGCGCCGCGCGTCGTTGAAGGTCACCCGGTGCCCGTCGGTGTGGAACACGACGTGGTCGTGCTGCGGCAGCCAGCCCGCATCGCGGTGGAAGTTGCCATGTTGCGCATCGTCGACGACCATCCGCCCGGACATGCCCAGATGCACGATCAGCGTCTCGCCCGTGTCGAGATGGAGGAGCAGGTATTTCGAGCGCCGCCCCAGCGCGGTCACGGTCGCACCCTGCAACCGCTCGGCCATGCGCTCGGGGAACGGCCAGCGCAGATCGGGCCGGTTGACGTCGATCCGGGTCAGGCGCGCGCCCTCGAGCGCGGGCGTCAGGCCGCGGCGTACCGTCTCGACTTCGGGAAGTTCCGGCATGGTGCCCTTTCGGTCGGGGCCTCGCGCCCTATAAGTCATGCCGAGACATGAGGACGCCCGCCCGATGACGCAAGACACCCCCAAGACCACCCATTTCGGCTTCGAGGATATCCCCGAGGGCGAGAAGGCGGGCCGCGTCCACGGCGTATTCACTAACGTGGCCTCGAAATACGACGTGATGAACGACGCGATGTCGATGGGCATTCACCGCGTCTGGAAGGACGCGATGATGGACTGGCTGGCGCCGCGCCCCGGCCAGCGCCTGCTGGACGTGGCCGGCGGGACCGGGGACATCGCCTTCCGCTTCCTCGACCGCGCGCCGGGCGCGTCGGCGGTGGTCTGCGACATGACCGAGGGCATGCTGGTCGCCGGGCGCGGCCGTGCCGAGGCCGAGGGCGCGGCCATCGACTGGGTGGCGGGCGACGCGATGGCGCTGCCGTTCGAGGACGGACGCTTCGATGTCTACACGATCAGCTTCGGCATTCGGAACGTCACGCGCATCCCCGATGCCCTGACCGAGGCCTACCGCGTGCTGCGGCCCGGTGGACGGCTGATGGTGCTCGAATTCTCGCAACTGCCCAACCCGTTGATGCAGAAGGTCTATGACCTCTACTCGTTCAACGTCATCCCGCGCATGGGGCAGGCGATCGCCGGGGATCGCGACTCCTATCAGTATCTCGTCGAATCGATCCGAAGGTTCCCCGATCAGGATCGCTTCGCCGGGATGATCGCGGAGGCGGGTTTCGGCAACGTGGCGTATCGCAACCTGTCTTTCGGGATCGCGGCGCTGCATTCCGGCTGGAAGCTGTAGGTCCGACCCGGCAATGCGAGGTCCCCACAACATCTGGCGCCTGATCCGCACGGCGGGCACGTTCGAGCGGACGGGCGCGATGGCGGTCGTGCTCGATCAGGTCGAGGCGCCGCGCGGCCTCCGGATCGCGGCGCGCGTGCTCGGCTGGCCCTTCCGCTGGCTGGGATACGAGGGCGATCCCGCGCTCCCGCCGGTGACTCGCGCGATCACGGCGCTGGGTCCGAGCTACATCAAGCTGGGCCAGATCCTATCGACCCGGCCTGACTTCGTGGGCTCCGATCTCGCGGTGCAATTGCGCGTCCTGCAGGACAAGCTGCCGCCTTTTCCGACATCCGAGGCGCGCGCCATGGTCGAGCGCGATCTCGGCCTGCCGCTCGATGCGATGTTCTCGAGCTTTTCCGAGCCGGTCGCCGCCGCATCGATCGCGCAGGTCCATGAGGCGCGGCTCGTCTCGGACGGGCGCCGCGTCGCCGTGAAGGTGCTGCGGCCGGGAATCGCGCGCGCCTTTCGCCGCGACATCGACGCGTTCTACTTCGGTGCGCGGATGGTCGAGCTCCTCTCGCCGGGTGCGCGGCGCCTGCGCCCGATGGACGTGATCGCGCATTTCGACGCGACCGTGCAGCAGGAGCTGGATCTGCGCACCGAGGCGGCCGCGGCGGGCGAGTTCGCGGCCAACACCGCGCGCGACGACGGGTTCTCGGTGCCGCAGGTCGAATGGGGTCTCTCCGGCCGCGCCGTCCTGACGCTCGACTGGGCCGAAGGCATCCACATGGCCGATCTCGACGCGCTCGATGCGGCTGGGCACGACCGCGCCGAGCTGTCGCAACGGGTCATCGCGATGTTCCTGCGGCATGCGCTGCGCGACGGGTATTTCCACGCCGACATGCACCAGGGGAACCTGAAGGTGGCGCCCGGCGGTGACATCGTGGCCGTCGATTTCGGGATCATGGGGCGGCTCGACGAGTACACGCGCCGGGTCTACGCCGAGATCCTGATGGGGTTCATCCGCAAGGACTACCGCCGCGTGGCCGAAGTTCACTTCGAGGCGGGATACGTGCCGGCCGATCGCGATGTCGACCTCTTCGCGCAGGCGCTGCGCTCGGTGGGCGAGCCGATCTTCGGCATGGACGCCTCCCGTATCTCGATGGGGCGGCTGCTCGCCTATCTCTTCGAGGTGACCGAGCGGTTCGGTATGGAGACGCGGACCGAACTGATCCTGCTGCAACGCACGATGGTCGTGGTCGAGGGCGTGGCGCGGACGCTGAACCCGCATATGAACCTCTGGACGGCCGCCGGACCGGAAGTCGAGCGCTATATCCGCGAAAATCTCGGACCCCGGGCCTTTGCGCGCGACCTCGCGCGCACCGCGCGGGTCCTCGCGCGATTCGGGCCGCATCTGCCGACGGCCGTCGAGGCGGCGCTGCGACGGCCGGACCGCACGGTCGTCGTCGATGCGCGCCGTTCGCACCGCTCGCCCGTAGTCTGGTTCCTTGCCGGGGCCGCCGTCGCAGTCGGCGCCGTCGCACTCGGCGCAATGCTCTAGGCTCGCTTTGCCGCCCCGCTATTGGCGGCGGCGACCATCCCGGCCTAGCCCGCCTGCGGGCGGCGGATGGCCTCCATGGACGAGGCGGGCAGGCGGATGCCGCCGTCAAGTACCAGCTCGGCGCCCGATGGGCCCAGCACGACCTCCTCGACCCGACCGTAATGCGACACCGGCATGGCCACGTTTACCTGTTCGCCCGCCGACGATTCGACATGCAGGCGATAGGCACCGTTCGGCAGGGTCTCTCCCCGGCCCGGCACGGGCCAGGTCAGCGCGGTCGTGTCCGTCGGGATGGGCCAGCGCCCGGCTTCGGAACCGTCCGGCAGGGACGCGACCAGCGCCGCACGGTCCGCCCCCGGCGGGACGCTGATGGTGAGATCGGTGGGCGTACCGCCGACCATTACGGGTCCGGCATGCCGGACGTCGAGGCCGATCCACGAGGCGGCGGTACTGGCCTGGCCCTGGTCCAGGCGCCCGATCATCGTTGTGAGAAGTTCGTTGGTCTGCACCGCCTGTTCGACGTTCGAGAAGGTGGCGAGCTGTGCGGTATAGGCCGTGCTGTCTGCCGGTTCGAGCGGGTCCTGGTTGCGGATCTGCGCGGTCAGAAGGGTGAGGAACGTGTCGAAATCCGACGCGATCTTGGCCGCGGAACTCGGCGGGGTGGCGCTGGCGACGGCTGTGCCGGCGATCGGGGTCAGGGCGTCCATGTCTGCTCCTTCAAAGGCGAATGTCGAGGCGACCGGGTCGAACGGCCTCGGTTGATGACGGGGTGGGCGTTGGCGCCGCGCCAGTCTCGGCCATGGCGTCATTTTCGGGGGGAGGGGGCCCGTCGGTCCGGTCGCCGCGTCGATCCCAACCCGCCCCGCCGGTTCCCAAGTCGATCCGGTCGAGCGCGACGCCGTCGCCCAGAAGGCCGCGCTGCAGCCCGTCGATATGGCGCCGCACGAGGTCCATGGTCTCGGGGCGTTCGACGGTGATGATCATCTGCAACCCGCGCTCCCCCGTCTGCATCACGAGACGCAGCCGCCCAAGCTCGGCCGGGGCCAGTTCCAACTCGGTGCGCAGCGCGCCGTTCGCGAGCCGCTCGGTCCCGGCCTGAATGTCGGACCGAGTAATCGGGGCCGCAAGCTGGGTGAGCACCTGCGGAAGGTCGCGCAGCGGCAGATTCAGGGGGCGGCCCGCGCTCGCTTCGATGGAAGCGACCGGTGAGCTATCGACTGCGATCGCGACCGGAGTCGTCGATACGTCCACGAGCGGCGCCGACATGGGCGGGGCGGGGGTGGTCGGTGCGACGTCCGTAGGCCTTGGCGGGGCGAGGTCGGGCGAGTTGATCTTGTGATGCGATGCCGGCGCGAGCTTTGGTGGCGGGGTGTCCACCGACATTTTGGATGCGGCGAGCATCGGACCGTCCGGCAGCCCCGTTCGACCGGGGGCCTCGGCGACCGCACTCCGGGCGAGTGGTAGCCCCAGCCGTGGGTCGAGAGCCCCAGTCTCTGCCTTGGTGCCGGGCGGTTGGATCGGCGTGACCGCGAGAAGGTCATCAGGTCGTTGGCGACGCACCCCGACGTCCTTCGGCACGAAGGGGAGAGCGCCATCATCCGAGAGCGTTAAACTCGCGCGGGAGATGGGCGTCCGTTGAGCGACGAGGTCCTTGGGCGGCAATGCCGCGGCGCCGTCCGCGGCGTCCGTGGGCAGGGTCGGTCCGACCACAGCGCCGGGCGGGGCAGGGCGAGACGTAAGCCCCTCAACCGCGCGTGGTGCCTCGACCGGCCAAAGGTCGGGAGAGAAGGGCGCGATGCGCGCGGGTCCAGCGGTCGGGGGCGACGGCGGAGCCGTGTCCGGACGAACCTGCAGCGGTTCGGCCGGGTCGGACACCAGCAGGGCGTCCCCGAAGCCCGCGAGATGGATGTCGGCCAAGGCGGTCTCGGTCGATGATTCGGCGGTCGGGTCGCCGGTCGCGAGCGCATCTTCGATATCCGCGTCCCCGGTTTCGGGGCCGCCGTCATGCCCTTTCATTTCCACGGCGAGTGCGTCGGCAAACCCGTCTTCTCCGACTGCCCTCGGCGCGCGCGGCGGGGGCGAGGTTGCGGGCATCTGGGTCGGGATCGGGCTGACTGGCGGCAAGGCTGCGCTCCGGTTCTGTCGGCGAGAGACCTAGCGACCGGGCGTTACGGAATCCTTTACCCGGAGATGATCTCTGACCGTCAAAGGAGGCCCGCCGATGACAATTTCGATCACAGCACCGCCCGCCCCGGCGGATCGGGTGTCTGCACCGGATCCGTTGCGCGAACAGGCCGTGCAGCTCGAGGCGTTTCTCTTCGCCGAGATGATGCGCGCGTCGGGAACGGGGCCGCCCGGCGCGTCGGGCGGCAGCGAATCGCAATTCGACAGCTTCCTGCGCCGCGCCCAGGCCGAAGCCGTCGCGGGCAGCGGACAGACCGGGCTGGCCGAGGCGATCCACCGCGCGATGCTGCGCGGCGCGGGCCGGCCGGGATGACGGGGCGCGCGCCGCCGTCTCAGCGACAGCGGAGAAGCTGTTGCTGGTAGGTGGCCGCGCGGGATTCGATCTCGCCGGAAATCCGCATCAGCCACGGCTTCGAGCGATAGGTCCCGCGCCGGAAGCCGGTGCGCCCGTCGTGATAGGCGAGATACTGGTTGCGCGCGTCCGACAGCGAGATGCCGAGCGATCGGTTCGTCTCGGCCATGTACCAGCCCATGAAGTCGGTCGCGTCGCGGATGTTGTCGCGCCGCGTGCGCCGGCCGCCTTCCTGCTGCTGGTATTCCTTCCAGGTCGCGTCGAGCGCCTGGGAGTAGCCGAAGGCACTGCTCTGGCGCCCGATCGGAACCACGCCGAGGGCGAACCGAAGCGGCGTGCGCGCAT
This portion of the uncultured Jannaschia sp. genome encodes:
- a CDS encoding flagellar hook-length control protein FliK, which translates into the protein MPATSPPPRAPRAVGEDGFADALAVEMKGHDGGPETGDADIEDALATGDPTAESSTETALADIHLAGFGDALLVSDPAEPLQVRPDTAPPSPPTAGPARIAPFSPDLWPVEAPRAVEGLTSRPAPPGAVVGPTLPTDAADGAAALPPKDLVAQRTPISRASLTLSDDGALPFVPKDVGVRRQRPDDLLAVTPIQPPGTKAETGALDPRLGLPLARSAVAEAPGRTGLPDGPMLAASKMSVDTPPPKLAPASHHKINSPDLAPPRPTDVAPTTPAPPMSAPLVDVSTTPVAIAVDSSPVASIEASAGRPLNLPLRDLPQVLTQLAAPITRSDIQAGTERLANGALRTELELAPAELGRLRLVMQTGERGLQMIITVERPETMDLVRRHIDGLQRGLLGDGVALDRIDLGTGGAGWDRRGDRTDGPPPPENDAMAETGAAPTPTPSSTEAVRPGRLDIRL
- the rpsT gene encoding 30S ribosomal protein S20, translated to MANSPQAKKRARQNEARFAVNKARRSRIRTYLRRVEEAIASGDQAAAAEALKAAQPELMRGVTKGVFHKNTAARKVSRLSARVKALAN
- a CDS encoding rhodanese-like domain-containing protein produces the protein MGTAAGPQILEVGPREAWDILSKETAATLVDVRTRPEWDFVGGADLSDLNKDVARIEWKSWPDMDHNPAFVAALKEGLTGLPSHLLFICRSGARSMQAAQAVADALGDEGGAVTCINVAEGFEGDLDPLGRRGGLNGWKARGLAWRQS
- the ubiB gene encoding 2-polyprenylphenol 6-hydroxylase — its product is MRGPHNIWRLIRTAGTFERTGAMAVVLDQVEAPRGLRIAARVLGWPFRWLGYEGDPALPPVTRAITALGPSYIKLGQILSTRPDFVGSDLAVQLRVLQDKLPPFPTSEARAMVERDLGLPLDAMFSSFSEPVAAASIAQVHEARLVSDGRRVAVKVLRPGIARAFRRDIDAFYFGARMVELLSPGARRLRPMDVIAHFDATVQQELDLRTEAAAAGEFAANTARDDGFSVPQVEWGLSGRAVLTLDWAEGIHMADLDALDAAGHDRAELSQRVIAMFLRHALRDGYFHADMHQGNLKVAPGGDIVAVDFGIMGRLDEYTRRVYAEILMGFIRKDYRRVAEVHFEAGYVPADRDVDLFAQALRSVGEPIFGMDASRISMGRLLAYLFEVTERFGMETRTELILLQRTMVVVEGVARTLNPHMNLWTAAGPEVERYIRENLGPRAFARDLARTARVLARFGPHLPTAVEAALRRPDRTVVVDARRSHRSPVVWFLAGAAVAVGAVALGAML
- a CDS encoding transglycosylase SLT domain-containing protein — translated: MKIILQIACLLLLAACGGGSSGGDGRAPRDLDNACRILDQRPGYLRAFRAAERKWGVPVHVQMATIYQESKFISDARTPLRFALGVVPIGRQSSAFGYSQALDATWKEYQQQEGGRRTRRDNIRDATDFMGWYMAETNRSLGISLSDARNQYLAYHDGRTGFRRGTYRSKPWLMRISGEIESRAATYQQQLLRCR
- the ubiE gene encoding bifunctional demethylmenaquinone methyltransferase/2-methoxy-6-polyprenyl-1,4-benzoquinol methylase UbiE is translated as MTQDTPKTTHFGFEDIPEGEKAGRVHGVFTNVASKYDVMNDAMSMGIHRVWKDAMMDWLAPRPGQRLLDVAGGTGDIAFRFLDRAPGASAVVCDMTEGMLVAGRGRAEAEGAAIDWVAGDAMALPFEDGRFDVYTISFGIRNVTRIPDALTEAYRVLRPGGRLMVLEFSQLPNPLMQKVYDLYSFNVIPRMGQAIAGDRDSYQYLVESIRRFPDQDRFAGMIAEAGFGNVAYRNLSFGIAALHSGWKL
- a CDS encoding flagellar biosynthesis protein FlgJ, translated to MTISITAPPAPADRVSAPDPLREQAVQLEAFLFAEMMRASGTGPPGASGGSESQFDSFLRRAQAEAVAGSGQTGLAEAIHRAMLRGAGRPG
- a CDS encoding flagellar hook capping FlgD N-terminal domain-containing protein; its protein translation is MDALTPIAGTAVASATPPSSAAKIASDFDTFLTLLTAQIRNQDPLEPADSTAYTAQLATFSNVEQAVQTNELLTTMIGRLDQGQASTAASWIGLDVRHAGPVMVGGTPTDLTISVPPGADRAALVASLPDGSEAGRWPIPTDTTALTWPVPGRGETLPNGAYRLHVESSAGEQVNVAMPVSHYGRVEEVVLGPSGAELVLDGGIRLPASSMEAIRRPQAG
- the mutM gene encoding bifunctional DNA-formamidopyrimidine glycosylase/DNA-(apurinic or apyrimidinic site) lyase, producing MPELPEVETVRRGLTPALEGARLTRIDVNRPDLRWPFPERMAERLQGATVTALGRRSKYLLLHLDTGETLIVHLGMSGRMVVDDAQHGNFHRDAGWLPQHDHVVFHTDGHRVTFNDARRFGFMDLAATDALETHAHFARMGPEPMGNGFHEAHLIDALAAKNTPIKSALLDQRVVAGLGNIYVCEALHRAGIAPTRKARRIAAPRVARLVPIIRDVLAEAIAAGGSSLRDHRQADGTLGYFQHGFRVYDREGAPCPTPGCDGTIRRIVQAGRSTFHCPRCQR
- the dnaA gene encoding chromosomal replication initiator protein DnaA, coding for MTDGTWQHAKGVIAKDVGAHNFKAWIAPLEFASVEGRVLHLTAPTDFIGKWVGQNYQDVILRRMTEGGADVTRLVCAADSDRPVSNTPDEVAPRTRSRSESELDKRFTFDRFVVGKSNEMAHAAARRVASGAAVSFNPLFLHGRVGLGKTHLMQAIAWQIQERDPECRVLYLSAEQFMYRFVQALREKNTMDFKHLFRSVDVLLVDDVQFIAGKDSTQEEFFHTFNALVNQGKQVVISADRSPAEISDLEERITSRLEMGLVVDLHPADYELRLGVLQQRVESLGEHYKGFTVEDGVLEFLGSRINTSIRALEGAVTRLAAYADLLKQPVSMAHAQEVLSDVLRSSQKKLTIDDIMKTTCDHYNLRMSDMTSARRSRTVARPRQMAMYLSKKLTPRSYPEIGRKFGGRDHTTVLYAVRKIEELIAAEPQIAEDAELLTRKLDG
- a CDS encoding enoyl-CoA hydratase, whose product is MGYETLNVDVSNHVALIRLDRPDALNALNSKLLGELSRALKSAQDDKQVRCIVLTGSEKAFAAGADIREMSEKSFTDVFMGDLFGPEVEQFLRVRKPIIAAVSGYALGGGCELAMMCDFIIAADTAKFGQPEVNLGVVAGIGGTQRLTRAVGKAKSMDMHLTGRFMDAAEAEKSGLVSRVVPAKKLLDEALAAAGKIAEKSMITVTAIKEAVNRSQEVGLAEGLLFEKRLFHALFATEDQTEGMTAFVEKREPQFRDR